One window of the Rhodococcus sovatensis genome contains the following:
- a CDS encoding NAD-dependent succinate-semialdehyde dehydrogenase: METNSLVESIQPKLWIGGHAVDAENAATFEVNDPATGKPITRVADASAADAKKAIDAAAAAQKSWAKTPARERGEYLRAAFEKITERADDVATLMTLEMGKALAESKAEVKYGAEFFRWFAEEAVRIEGRYTPAPAGNGRILVSKMPVGPVLAITPWNFPLAMGTRKIGPALAAGCTIIVKPASETPLTMLFLAQLFAEVGLPDGVLSVLTTSKSSAVSAPILEDPRLRKLTFTGSTEVGKKLIEQSAGGLLRTSMELGGNAPFVVFDDADVDAAVDGAMLAKMRNGGEACTAANRFHVANSVREEFTAKLVERMKEMTLGPGIDPDTKLGPLINADQLGTVKELVDDAVQCGANIALGGEAPGGDGYFYPATVLTNVPANARILKEEVFGPVAPIVGFDTDEEGIAAANATEFGLASYIYTRGLDRALRVADAIDSGMVGVNRGVISDAAAPFGGVKASGFGREGGTEGIDEYLETKYIALT, encoded by the coding sequence ATGGAGACCAATTCACTCGTCGAATCCATCCAACCGAAGCTGTGGATCGGTGGCCACGCCGTCGATGCCGAAAACGCAGCGACGTTCGAGGTCAACGATCCAGCTACCGGGAAGCCGATCACCAGGGTCGCCGACGCCAGCGCTGCGGACGCGAAGAAGGCGATCGACGCGGCTGCGGCAGCACAGAAGTCGTGGGCGAAGACGCCCGCTCGCGAGCGCGGTGAGTACCTTCGTGCCGCATTCGAGAAGATCACCGAACGTGCCGACGACGTCGCGACGCTCATGACGCTCGAGATGGGCAAGGCTTTGGCCGAGTCGAAAGCGGAAGTCAAGTACGGCGCGGAGTTCTTCCGGTGGTTCGCCGAGGAGGCCGTCCGCATCGAAGGCCGATACACGCCTGCACCTGCTGGCAACGGTCGCATTCTGGTGAGCAAGATGCCGGTCGGCCCGGTTCTTGCCATCACTCCGTGGAACTTCCCGCTCGCGATGGGAACCCGCAAGATCGGCCCCGCGCTCGCTGCCGGATGCACCATCATCGTCAAACCGGCCAGTGAGACGCCGTTGACGATGTTGTTCCTTGCTCAGCTCTTCGCCGAGGTCGGGCTCCCCGACGGTGTGCTGTCGGTGCTGACGACGTCGAAGTCCAGCGCGGTGAGCGCGCCGATCCTCGAGGACCCACGGCTGCGAAAACTGACATTCACCGGTTCCACGGAGGTGGGGAAGAAGCTCATCGAGCAGTCGGCAGGAGGGTTGCTGAGAACCTCGATGGAACTGGGTGGCAATGCGCCGTTCGTCGTGTTCGACGACGCAGATGTCGATGCAGCAGTCGACGGTGCGATGCTCGCGAAGATGCGCAACGGCGGCGAGGCGTGCACGGCCGCGAACCGATTCCACGTCGCGAACAGCGTGCGAGAAGAGTTCACCGCGAAGCTCGTCGAGCGGATGAAGGAGATGACACTCGGTCCAGGCATCGATCCTGATACCAAGCTCGGACCGCTGATCAACGCAGATCAGTTGGGCACGGTGAAAGAACTCGTCGACGACGCAGTGCAGTGTGGGGCGAACATTGCACTCGGTGGCGAGGCACCTGGCGGGGACGGGTACTTCTATCCGGCGACGGTCCTGACGAATGTGCCGGCGAACGCGCGAATCCTGAAGGAAGAAGTCTTCGGCCCGGTAGCGCCGATCGTCGGCTTCGATACCGATGAAGAGGGAATTGCGGCGGCGAACGCCACCGAGTTCGGACTGGCGTCGTACATCTACACCCGTGGACTCGACCGTGCGCTACGGGTGGCGGACGCCATCGACAGCGGAATGGTGGGAGTCAACCGGGGAGTCATCTCGGATGCGGCCGCGCCGTTCGGCGGGGTCAAAGCGTCCGGCTTCGGTCGTGAAGGCGGAACCGAGGGGATCGACGAATACCTGGAAACCAAGTACATTGCCCTGACCTGA
- a CDS encoding chorismate mutase: MASTTKIDTETALPSSEAEIDALRQEIDRLDSEILAAIQRRTEVSQLIGRTRMASGGPRLVHSREMKVLDRFSSLGQEGHTLAMLLLRLGRGRLGH; encoded by the coding sequence ATGGCATCTACGACAAAGATCGACACCGAGACTGCGTTGCCCTCTTCCGAGGCCGAAATCGATGCACTCCGCCAGGAGATCGATCGGCTGGACTCGGAGATCCTCGCTGCCATCCAGCGCCGCACCGAGGTATCACAGCTCATCGGCCGCACGCGCATGGCGTCCGGCGGCCCGCGCCTGGTGCACAGCCGTGAAATGAAGGTACTCGACCGCTTCAGCAGCCTCGGCCAGGAAGGCCACACGCTCGCAATGTTGCTTCTTCGCCTGGGTCGCGGACGACTCGGACACTAG
- the pcrA gene encoding DNA helicase PcrA yields MNTNLTALPVPGKSAASGKSEALLEGLNPQQREAVMHSGSPLLIVAGAGSGKTAVLTRRIAYLLAERGVMPGQVLAITFTNKAAAEMRERVAGLVGPRANSMWVSTFHSSCVRILRNQASLLPGLNSNFSIYDADDSRRLLTMISKDLQIDTKKFSARLLSTAISNLKNELIGPEDAAADADKQMVELPKLVAQVYGIYQQRLRSANAMDFDDLIGETVGLLQAFPQVAEYYRRRFRHVLVDEYQDTNHAQYMLVRELVGREDSDGALEGTIAPGELCVVGDADQSIYAFRGATIRNIEEFERDYPDARTILLEQNYRSTQNILSAANSVISRNTGRRDKRLWTDSGEGELIVGYVADNEHDEASFVASEIDRLVDNHDVRYDEVAVFYRTNNSSRALEEIFIRLGLPYKVVGGVRFYERKEVRDMVAYLRVLSNEDDTVSMRRILNTPRRGVGDRAEACVAVHAEQRDISFSAALHDAAAGKVALLNSRSQKLIGQFLELLDELRSILNSTDDDGNDIADIGDVVEAVLDRTGYRAELEASSDPQDGARLDNLNELVSVAREFTSEARNLAAVEAEADVEVEREEGTPEPGSLAAFLERVSLVADTDQIPDSGTGVVTLMTLHTAKGLEFPVVFVTGWEDGQFPHMRALGDPNELSEERRLAYVGITRARHRLYLTRAIMRSAWGQPINNPESRFLQEIPQSLIDWKREDPGIGGRPRSGGFGGGGFGGGGGFGGGGFGERRGQQSTPSFGSARARNNALVLAVGDRVNHDKYGLGTVLESTGTGTSAMVLVDFGTSGRVKMMLIGGVPMTKL; encoded by the coding sequence ATGAATACGAACCTCACGGCACTACCTGTTCCCGGAAAGTCGGCCGCTTCCGGAAAGTCCGAAGCACTGCTGGAGGGACTCAACCCCCAGCAGCGTGAGGCTGTGATGCACTCGGGATCGCCGCTGCTCATCGTGGCCGGGGCAGGGTCGGGAAAGACGGCTGTTCTGACGCGTCGTATTGCGTACCTGTTGGCCGAGCGCGGGGTCATGCCGGGCCAGGTTCTGGCCATCACCTTCACCAACAAGGCCGCCGCGGAGATGCGTGAGCGCGTCGCCGGCCTCGTCGGCCCCCGGGCCAACAGCATGTGGGTCTCGACCTTCCACTCGAGCTGCGTGCGCATCCTCCGCAACCAGGCGTCGTTGCTGCCCGGGCTCAACTCGAACTTCTCGATCTACGACGCCGACGATTCACGCCGACTGCTGACGATGATCTCCAAAGACCTGCAGATCGATACGAAGAAGTTCTCGGCGCGGCTGCTCTCGACAGCGATTTCGAATCTGAAGAACGAACTCATCGGACCTGAGGACGCTGCCGCCGACGCCGACAAGCAGATGGTCGAGCTGCCCAAGCTCGTCGCGCAGGTGTACGGCATCTACCAGCAACGGCTTCGGTCGGCCAACGCCATGGACTTCGACGATCTGATCGGCGAGACCGTCGGCCTGTTGCAGGCGTTTCCGCAGGTCGCCGAGTACTACCGTCGCCGGTTCCGGCATGTGCTCGTCGACGAGTACCAGGACACCAACCATGCGCAGTACATGCTCGTTCGTGAGCTGGTCGGCCGCGAGGATTCCGACGGAGCACTCGAAGGCACCATCGCGCCAGGCGAGCTGTGCGTCGTCGGCGACGCGGATCAGTCGATCTACGCGTTCCGTGGCGCCACCATTCGCAATATCGAGGAGTTCGAGCGCGACTACCCGGACGCCCGAACCATCCTCCTCGAGCAGAATTACCGTTCGACACAGAACATCCTGTCCGCAGCCAACTCGGTCATCTCCCGCAACACCGGCAGGCGCGACAAGCGGTTGTGGACGGACTCGGGGGAGGGCGAGCTCATCGTCGGCTACGTGGCCGACAACGAGCACGACGAAGCGTCGTTCGTCGCCTCGGAGATCGACAGGCTCGTCGACAACCACGACGTGCGCTACGACGAGGTAGCGGTCTTCTATCGAACCAACAACTCCTCGCGTGCGCTGGAGGAGATCTTCATCCGCCTCGGGTTGCCCTACAAGGTCGTGGGCGGGGTGCGATTCTACGAACGCAAGGAAGTACGCGACATGGTCGCGTACTTGCGCGTGTTGTCCAACGAAGACGACACGGTGAGCATGCGACGAATCTTGAACACGCCGCGTCGGGGGGTCGGTGACCGTGCCGAAGCATGCGTCGCCGTCCATGCCGAGCAGCGCGACATCAGCTTCTCCGCAGCACTCCACGACGCCGCAGCAGGCAAGGTCGCACTGCTCAATTCGCGTTCGCAGAAGTTGATCGGCCAGTTCCTCGAACTACTCGACGAACTCCGCTCGATACTGAACAGCACCGACGACGACGGCAACGACATCGCGGACATCGGCGACGTCGTCGAGGCTGTACTCGATCGCACCGGGTATCGCGCCGAACTCGAAGCCAGCAGTGACCCCCAGGACGGTGCGCGGCTCGACAACCTCAACGAGCTCGTCAGCGTGGCACGAGAATTCACCTCGGAGGCGCGCAACCTCGCCGCAGTGGAAGCCGAAGCCGACGTAGAGGTGGAGCGAGAGGAAGGCACTCCCGAACCCGGTTCGCTCGCAGCGTTCCTCGAACGGGTGTCACTTGTCGCCGACACCGATCAGATACCGGATTCCGGAACGGGTGTCGTCACCTTGATGACGCTGCACACCGCGAAGGGCCTCGAATTCCCCGTCGTCTTCGTGACCGGGTGGGAGGACGGGCAATTCCCGCACATGCGCGCACTCGGCGACCCGAACGAATTGTCGGAAGAACGCAGGCTCGCGTACGTCGGTATCACTCGTGCACGGCATCGTCTGTACCTCACGCGTGCGATCATGCGCTCGGCATGGGGTCAGCCGATCAACAATCCGGAGTCGCGATTCCTGCAAGAAATTCCACAATCGCTGATCGACTGGAAACGTGAGGATCCAGGCATCGGTGGACGGCCGAGATCAGGTGGTTTCGGTGGCGGCGGCTTCGGGGGTGGCGGTGGTTTCGGTGGCGGTGGCTTCGGCGAGCGTCGCGGGCAGCAATCGACGCCGAGCTTCGGCTCCGCGCGCGCACGCAACAACGCTCTCGTTCTCGCCGTGGGCGACCGCGTCAATCACGACAAGTACGGTCTGGGAACTGTTCTCGAGTCCACCGGCACCGGTACTTCTGCCATGGTGTTGGTCGACTTCGGTACGTCGGGACGCGTGAAGATGATGCTCATCGGCGGCGTGCCGATGACCAAGCTCTGA
- a CDS encoding M23 family metallopeptidase produces MSQHRASFTTSRFVKPAAVTESAPTVFTTQTSWGTEAEDFDTTGYDYFASNYGSAESYHDSELHSISEVDVSAEPDFVTEGVPANEIAVSRRRGAHRIPTPPTALKGRAAVLAVAAGAVVAAGQAVIDHGPSAPSMSEEVALAAGAAPAAPGVAATAVPQAANFAADTTTDVSASSAPQILNVANPVDLSQFNDLLAKGQRFSEERAAREAAARRPLFVLPAVGTYTSNFGQRWGVLHAGVDIANAIGTPILAVADGKVIDAGPAAGFGMWVRLQHADGTITVYGHIDSANVTVGQEVMAGDQIARMGNRGFSTGPHLHFEVHLPGDSKIDPLPWLASRGIGLGPEMD; encoded by the coding sequence TTGTCGCAACACCGCGCGTCCTTCACCACCAGCCGGTTCGTAAAACCGGCAGCGGTAACCGAAAGCGCGCCCACCGTGTTCACGACTCAGACCAGCTGGGGAACCGAAGCGGAAGACTTCGATACGACCGGCTACGACTACTTCGCAAGCAACTACGGCTCTGCCGAGAGCTACCACGACAGCGAGCTGCACAGCATCTCCGAAGTGGATGTCTCGGCGGAGCCTGATTTCGTTACAGAGGGTGTTCCTGCAAACGAGATCGCTGTTTCTCGTCGGCGTGGCGCGCATCGGATCCCGACGCCTCCCACCGCACTCAAGGGCCGCGCCGCCGTCCTGGCAGTCGCTGCAGGTGCCGTCGTGGCTGCAGGCCAGGCCGTCATCGACCACGGACCTTCCGCTCCGAGTATGTCCGAGGAAGTTGCTCTCGCTGCAGGCGCAGCGCCAGCAGCCCCGGGCGTCGCCGCTACGGCCGTCCCGCAGGCAGCCAATTTCGCCGCTGACACCACGACCGACGTTTCTGCTTCTTCGGCTCCACAGATCCTGAATGTCGCGAACCCCGTCGATCTCAGCCAGTTCAACGACCTCCTCGCCAAGGGGCAGCGCTTCAGCGAAGAGCGCGCCGCACGTGAGGCTGCCGCCCGCCGACCGCTGTTCGTGCTTCCCGCAGTTGGTACGTACACCTCCAACTTCGGTCAGCGCTGGGGAGTTCTCCACGCAGGCGTGGACATCGCCAACGCTATCGGCACACCGATCCTCGCGGTCGCCGACGGCAAAGTCATCGACGCGGGCCCCGCGGCCGGTTTCGGAATGTGGGTTCGCCTGCAGCACGCCGACGGCACCATCACCGTGTACGGGCACATCGACAGCGCGAACGTCACGGTCGGCCAGGAAGTCATGGCCGGAGACCAGATCGCACGTATGGGCAACCGTGGTTTCTCCACCGGACCGCACCTGCACTTCGAGGTCCACCTCCCGGGCGACAGCAAGATCGACCCGCTTCCGTGGTTGGCTTCCCGAGGCATCGGCCTCGGACCCGAAATGGACTGA
- the sucC gene encoding ADP-forming succinate--CoA ligase subunit beta: protein MDLFEYQAKELFAKHGVPTSAGRVTDTVAGATQIAEEIGKPVMVKAQVKVGGRGKAGGVKYSKDVAAATENAEAILGLDIKGHVVNKLLVAEASDIAEEYYISFLLDRTNRTYLAMCSVEGGVEIEVTAEENPDALARIPVDAVKGVDLAFAREIAEKGKLPAEVLDAAAVTIQKLWEVFINEDALLVEVNPLVRTPDDQILALDGKVTLDANADFRQAGHAEFEDKDAADPLEAKAKENDLNYVKLDGQVGIIGNGAGLVMSTLDVVAYAGEAHGGVKPANFLDIGGGASAEVMAAGLDVILGDEQVKSVFVNVFGGITACDAVANGIVGALKKLGDDANKPLVVRLDGNKVEEGRKILADAAHPLVTLAGTMDEGADKAAELAAK, encoded by the coding sequence ATGGATCTCTTCGAATACCAGGCGAAGGAATTGTTCGCCAAGCATGGCGTACCCACCTCCGCCGGTCGTGTCACCGACACGGTCGCCGGAGCAACCCAGATTGCCGAAGAAATCGGCAAGCCAGTGATGGTCAAAGCGCAGGTCAAGGTCGGTGGCCGCGGCAAGGCCGGTGGCGTCAAGTACTCCAAGGACGTCGCAGCAGCCACCGAGAACGCAGAAGCGATTCTCGGACTCGACATCAAGGGCCATGTCGTCAATAAGCTTCTCGTTGCAGAAGCCTCCGACATCGCCGAGGAGTACTACATCTCCTTCCTGCTCGATCGCACCAACCGCACCTACCTTGCGATGTGTTCGGTCGAGGGTGGCGTCGAAATCGAGGTGACGGCGGAGGAGAACCCCGACGCACTCGCACGTATCCCGGTCGACGCCGTCAAGGGCGTCGACCTTGCTTTTGCTCGTGAAATCGCCGAAAAGGGCAAGCTTCCCGCCGAGGTGCTCGACGCCGCTGCGGTGACCATCCAGAAGCTGTGGGAGGTCTTCATCAATGAAGACGCTCTCCTGGTCGAGGTCAACCCGCTGGTTCGCACCCCGGACGATCAGATCCTCGCCCTCGACGGCAAGGTGACGCTCGACGCCAACGCAGACTTCCGTCAGGCCGGCCATGCCGAGTTCGAGGACAAGGACGCAGCCGATCCCCTCGAGGCCAAGGCCAAGGAGAACGACCTCAACTACGTCAAGCTCGACGGACAGGTCGGCATCATCGGAAACGGTGCCGGGCTGGTCATGTCCACGCTCGACGTCGTCGCATACGCGGGCGAGGCACACGGCGGCGTCAAGCCCGCCAACTTCCTCGACATCGGCGGCGGCGCTTCGGCCGAGGTCATGGCCGCAGGCCTCGACGTCATCCTTGGCGACGAGCAGGTCAAGAGCGTGTTCGTCAACGTCTTCGGTGGTATCACCGCGTGTGACGCAGTCGCCAACGGCATCGTCGGCGCGCTGAAGAAGCTGGGCGACGACGCCAACAAGCCGCTCGTGGTCCGCCTCGACGGAAACAAGGTCGAAGAGGGCCGCAAGATTCTCGCCGACGCCGCGCACCCGCTGGTGACGCTCGCCGGAACCATGGACGAGGGCGCCGACAAGGCCGCCGAGCTGGCAGCGAAGTAG